A region from the Panicum hallii strain FIL2 chromosome 1, PHallii_v3.1, whole genome shotgun sequence genome encodes:
- the LOC112893277 gene encoding uncharacterized protein LOC112893277, whose protein sequence is MASQIDSHRADAEVVNGDAICRKRAVELLEELGLPKGLLPLEDIEEFGYNRGDGFMWLVQRKKKVEHTFKKIKQTVSYASEVTAFAEKGKLKNIAGVKTKELFLWLSVVEVYVPESSPEKVTFKTGTGLSDSFDATAFALGE, encoded by the coding sequence ATGGCATCACAAATTGACAGCCACCGCGCCGACGCAGAGGTCGTCAATGGCGACGCCATCTGCAGGAAGAGGGCCGTCGAGCTCCTGGAGGAGCTTGGCCTCCCAAAGGGCCTGCTGCCCCTGGAGGACATCGAGGAGTTCGGCTACAACCGTGGGGATGGGTTCATGTGGctggtgcagaggaagaagaaggtggAGCACACTTTCAAGAAGATCAAGCAGACCGTGTCGTACGCCAGCGAGGTCACGGCTTTCGCCGAGAAGGGGAAGCTGAAGAACATCGCCGGCGTCAAGACCAAAGAGCTATTCCTATGGCTCAGCGTGGTGGAGGTCTACGTTCCCGAGTCCTCGCCGGAGAAGGTCACCTTCAAGACGGGCACCGGACTCTCTGATAGCTTTGATGCCACTGCCTTCGCGCTTGGAGAATGA